Below is a window of Caldichromatium japonicum DNA.
TCCATCACTTTAAGCTCTTTACTGAGGGCTATTGCCCCGCCGCCCGGTGAGAGTCTATGCCGCGGTCGAGGCGCCCAAAGGCGAGTTTGGCTGTTACCTCAGTCTCGGATGGTGCCAATAAGCCCTATCGCTTGAAGGTGCGCGCCCCCGGGTTTGCCCATCTCGCCGCTCTCGATGAGATGGCGCGCGGTCACATGCTGGCCGATGTAGTAGCCATCATCGGGACGCTGGATATCGTCTTCGGGGAGATCGATCGCTGATGAGCTTGCGCAATACCCCCTTGACCGTCGATCACAGAATCGACAAAGAGACCCTGTTTGGTCCTGAGATCCGCGCGGCGATCGATGCCCAGATTGCCAAATATCCACCCGAATGGAAGCAATCGGCGGTTATGGCCGCCTTGACCATCGTCCAGGATGCCAACGGTGGCTGGTTGACGACCGAGCTCATGGATCGGGTTGCGGCCTATCTCGACATGCCACCGATTGCGGTCTATGAGGTCGCGACCTTTTATAGCATGTATGACTTAAAGCCTCAGGGTCGGCACAAGGTCTGTGTTTGCAACAGCATCTCCTGCATGCTCAACGGCTCAGAGGCGCTGATCGCCCATGTCGAGCATCAATACGGGGTCAAACCCGGTGAGATAAGCGCAGATGGGCGCTTTACGCTCAAGGAAGTCGAGTGTCTGGGCGCTTGTCGCGATGCACCCGTGGTCTTGATCGACAAGGTCTATCACGAACGCCTGACGCCTGAGGCGCTCGACCGGCTGATCGAGGGGCTCGACTAAATGCTCGAACAAAACAGCGTCTGCCTTCGCACCCTGCATCTCGATCCCGAGGTCCGGCATACCCTCGCCGCCTACCGCGATCTCGGTGGCTATGCGCAGTGGGAGCGCATCCTGCGCGAACGTCCAGACCCCGCGACCCTGATCGATGAGATCAAGCGTTCGGCGTTGCGTGGGCGCGGTGGGGCAGGCTTCCCGACAGGGCTCAAATGGACCTTCATGCCGCGTCAGGTGCCAGGTCAGAAATATATCGTCTGTAACTCGGACGAAGGTGAGCCTGGGACCTGCAAGGACCGTGACATCCTGCGCTATAACCCACATCAGGTGATCGAAGGGATGACGATCGCCGGCTACTGTATCGGGGCAACCGTCGGATACAACTATATCCGCGGCGAGTTCTATGAGCCCATCGCCCGCTTCGAGGCGGCCCTTGCAGAGGCCTATGCGGCTGGATTATTGGGGCGCAACATCCAGGGCTCGGGGATTGATTTCGATCTCTATACCCATTATGGCGCCGGGGCCTATATCTGCGGTGAGGAGACGGCCCTGCTTGAATCCATTGAGGGCAAAAAGGGTCAGCCGCGCTTCAAACCCCCATTCCCCGCGCAATATGGGCTCTATGGGCGGCCAACCACCATCAATAATACCGAATCGCTGGCCTCCATACCGGTGATCCTGGAAAGGGGCGGCCAATGGTTCCTCGAACAGGGCCGTCCAAATAACGGGGGTTTAAAGATCTTCTCGGTCACCGGCCATGTGAATCGCCCGAACAACTTCGAGGTCCCGCTAGGGACCTCTTTTAAGACCCTACTCGAGATGGCGGGCGGGGTCAAGGACGGGCGCAAGCTCAAGGCGGTGATCCCCGGTGGTTCTTCCGTGCCTGTGGTCCCAGGCGAGGTGATGCTCGAGGTCGAGATGGACTATGACTCCATCGCCCGCGCGGGCTCTATGCTCGGCTCAGGGGCAGTCATCGTCATCGCTGAGGGCACCTGCATGGTCAGGGTGCTCTATAACCTGGCGCATTTTTATATGCACGAGTCCTGCGGCCAGTGCACCCCCTGCCGCGAGGGGACAGGCTGGCTGGTGCGCATCCTCAAGCGCATCCTCGATGGACAAGGCCGCCCCGAAGACTTGGAGCTGCTCGAGAGCGTGGCGGGGCGTATCGGCGGGCGGACCATCTGTGCACTCGGCGATGCCGCGGCTATGCCGGTACAAAGCTTTTTGAAGCATTACCGGCACGAGTTTGCCTACATGATCGAACATCGGCGAAGCCTTGCCGAGCAGTAGGGTGTGCATGGCGCACCCAAGGCCGTGAGAGGCGTATATACCCTCTACCCATATCGAATCAGGCTGTGATGACGGACAAGCTCAAGATCGAGATCGATGGCCGCCCCTACGAGGCAGACCCCGGCGAGATGATCATCGCGGTCGCCGACCGCGAGGGGATTTCCATCCCCAGGTTCTGCTATCACAAAAAGCTGTCGATCGCCGCCAATTGCCGGATGTGTCTCGTTGAGGTGGAGCAGGGTGGGCGCCCTTTTCCTAAGCCCGTCCCGGCCTGCGCCACCCCGGTGGTCGAGGGGATGCGGGTGTGGACGCGCTCGCCCAAGGCCATCGAGGCCCAGCGCGGGACCATGGAGTTTTTGCTGATCAATCATCCGCTCGACTGTCCCATCTGCGATCAGGGTGGCGAATGCGAGCTGCAAGACGTCGCCCTGGGCTATGGCAGTGCCTTTTCCCGCTTTGCCGAGGGCAAGCGCGTCGTTGAGGACGAAAACCTGGGGCCGCTCATCGCCACCGAGATGACCCGCTGTATCCATTGCACCCGCTGTGTGCGTTTCTGCGCCGAGGTTGCCGGTGTGCGCGAGTTAGGGGCGACCGGACGCGGCGAGAAGATGCGCATCGGCACCTTTGTCGGCCAGCTCGTGACCCATGAGCTCTCGGGTAATGTCATCGACCTCTGTCCAGTGGGCGCTCTGACCTCCAAACCCTATCGCTTCACCGCCCGCCCCTGGGAGCTGACCGCGCGCGACGGTATCGCGCCGCACGACGGCCTAGGCGCAAACATCAGCCTGCATGTCCGGCGCAATCGGGTGATGCGCGTGCATCCGCGCGACAACGAGGCGGTCAATGAGACCTGGATCGCGGATCGAGATCGGTTCAGCTATGAGGGTCTGAATAGCCCTGACCGCTTGACTCGGCCCTGGATCAAGCGCGATGGTCGCTGGCAGGAGGCAGACTGGGGCGAGGCACTGCACCTGGTTGCCGAGCGCCTCAAGGCCGCTGAACCTGCCCGCCTCGGCTGGCTGATGGCGCCTAATGCCACCCTTGAGGAGCTATATCTTTCGGCGCGTATCATGCGCGGCCTGGGCAGCAGTAACATCGATCATCGCCTTCGCCAACAGGACTTCCGCGCCGATGCTGCAGACCCGCTGTTTCCCTGGTTGGGGGTGGCGGTCTCCGATCTGCCCAAGCAGCAGGCGATCCTCCTCATCGGCAGCCACATCCGGCATGAGCAGCCGCTGCTCGCCCACCGCATCCGTCAGGCAGCGCTCGCGGGCGCTGAGGTCATCTGCATCAACCCGCTGGGTCTGGAGCTCCATCATCGTGCCACCCAATTGCTCGGGACGCCGGCCAGCATGCTGCGCGACCTGGCGGCCATCGCGCGTGCGCTTGCGGTGCAGGGTGGTGGGCTCCTCGCTGATCTCATCGGGGCCGCTGAGCCGAGTGAGGCGCATGAGACGATCGCGCGCGCGCTGTTTCAGGCAGAGGGCGAGGGCATCGTATTGCTTGGGACCCTGGCCCAGGCGCACCCAGACTATGGCCTGCTGCGCACCCTGGCCGACCTGATCGCCGAGGGGGCAGGGCTGCGGCTCGGGTATCTGCCAGCGGCGGCCAATAGCATCGGAGCGGCATCTGGGCGGGTGTCCATCCGGCAATCCAAGCGGGTGCCCATCCCGATCCTCAGCCGGGTTGGTCGGCTGGTGCCATGCTCGATCAGCCCTTACAGTCATTGGTGCTCTGGGGGCTCGAGCCGGATCTGGATCTTATCGATCCCCAGCGCGCGCGCCAAGGCTGTGAGCGGGCTGAGTGCGTCGTCGCCTGTTCGTCTTATGATGCCCCTGTATTGCGCGATCTGGCCGATATCTTGCTGCCGATCGCGGCCTTCGCCGAGACCTCGGGCACCTTCGTCAATGCCAATGCGACCTGGCAGTCGTTTGCCGGGGCGGTGATGCCGCCGGGCGAGGCGCGACCTGGCTGGAAGGTCCTGCGGGTGCTCGGCAATCTCCTCGATCTATCTGGGTTTGAATATCAGGACAGCGCCGAGGTGCGCGAAGAGCTCGCCGCCCTGTGCGCGACCGCCACCCCAGATAACCGCCCGCGGGCGGCGCACTGGGAACCTGGAGCCTGGATCGCCGAGGGTCCTGCCCTGATCCGGGTGGCCCACGTGCCGATCTATCGGCTCGACCCCTTGGTCCGGCGCGCACGGGCGCTCTCCCAGATGCCTGGCGCCGAATGGGTCGCCCGGCTGCATCCTGAGCAGGCTGCCCAATTGGGCCTCGCCGAGGGCGATTGGGTGCGGATCAAACAGGGCGAGGCCGAAGGTAAGGCGCCGGTCTTGATCGATGCCCAAATTCCGTTGGGTGTGATCGCCCTGCCAGCGGCTGTCTGCGGCAGTGAATCGCTAGGCGCGATGATCGGGCCGGTTGTGGTCGCACGTTTGAATAGACAGGCAGAGAGTTAAGCCATGATCGAACTCTGGGAAGATCTCCCGCGTTTACTCCAGATCCTGTTGGGGATCGCGGCTATCCTTCTGCCGCTTTTGGCGCTTGTTGCCTATTACACCTATGCCGAGCGCAAGGTGATCGGCTATATCCAGATCCGTATCGGGCCCAATCGGGTCGGCTGGCGGGGTCTGCTCCAGCCTATCGCGGACGCGGTCAAACTCCTGATGAAGGAGATCGTCATCCCTACCCGCGCCGATAAGACCCTGTTTTTGCTCGCCCCTCTGATCGCCATCGTCCCTGCGCTCTCTGTCTGGGCGGTTTTCCCCTTCGATGAGGGTCTGGTCCTCGCCGACATCAATGCCGGTTTGCTCTATATCCTGGCCTTAAGCTCACTTGGGGTCTATGGGATCATCATCGCCGGCTGGTCATCGAACTCCAAATATGCCCTACTTGGGGCCATGCGCTCGGCGGCGCAGATGGTAGCCTATGAGATCGCCATGGGTTTTGCGTTGGTCGGGGTCCTAGTCGCCGCTGGCAGCCTGAACCTCGGCGCCATCGTCGAGGCGCAAAAGGGCCATCTCTTCACTTGGTTTTGGCTGCCGCTCCTGCCGCTCTTTGGTGTCTATCTCATCTCGGGGGTGGCCGAGACCAACCGCGCGCCCTTTGATGTCGCAGAAGGTGAGTCCGAGATCGTCGCCGGTTTCCATGTCGAATATTCAGGGATGGCATTCGCCGTCTTTTTCCTCGCCGAATATGCCAACATGGTCCTGATCTCGGCTTTGACCGCGCTCATGTTCTTCGGCGGCTGGCTGTCGCCCTTGCCTCATACCTGGACCGGCGATCATTGGCTCTTGGGTGATGGCTTTCATTGGCTGCTCCTCAAGACCTTTTTCTTCATGTTTCTCTTCTTGTGGCTGCGGGCGACCTTCCCGCGCTATCGCTATGACCAGATCATGCGCCTAGGTTGGAAGGTCTTTATCCCGATCACGATCGTCTGGATCCTGGTCGTGGGGGCTGCGGTCATCTATCGTCTCCCGCCCTGGTGGTCGGTTTGATGCGGAGTTCAGCGATGTGGCAAGCCGCGCGCGACTATCTCAAGAGCCTATTCCTGATCGAGCTCTTCAAAGGGCTTGCGCTCACCGGCAGATATCTTTTCCAGCGCAAGTTCACCGTTCAGTATCCAGAAGAAAAGGCGCCGCTCTCGCCGCGTTTCCGCGGGCTCCATGCCCTGCGCCGCTATCCCAATGGGGAGGAGCGCTGCATCGCTTGCAAGCTCTGTGAAGCGGTCTGTCCGGCACTGGCCATCACCATCGAGGCCGGACCGCGCCCCGATGGCTCGCGCCGCACCACCCGCTATGAGATCGATCTCTTCAAGTGCATCTATTGCGGCTTCTGCGAGGAGTCCTGTCCGGTGGACTCGATCGTCGAGACCAATGTCTATGAGTATCACTTTGAAAGACGCGGCGAGCATGTCCTGACCAAGGAGATGCTTTTGGCCATCGGCGACAAATATGAGGCCGAGATCGAGATCGCCCGCGCCGCCGATGCCCCCTATCGTTGAGCGAAAGACCCCATGGCCCAGAAGCTGATCTTTTATCTCTTTGCTGTCATCGCCCTCTGGTCGGCGGTGATGGTCGTGAGCCGCAAGAATCCAGTCCATGCCGTTTTATTTCTAGTTTTGACCTTTGTCACCAGTGCGGCCCTGTGGATTTTGCTCGAGGCCGAGTTTTTGGGGATCGTCTTGGTCCTGGTCTATGTCGGGGCAGTGATGGTGTTGTTCTTATTCGTGGTCATGATGCTCGACATCGATCTGGCAGTGCTGCGTGCCGGATTCGTCAGGAATCTGCCGCTTGCGCTCTTGATCGCTGCGCTCATGGCCGTCGAGATCCTGCTTTTGGTCGGACCCTCGCATTTCGGTTTTGCCCATTTCCCTCCACCCGCGCCCTTGGGTCCAGAGATCGATAACACACGCGAACTCGGGCGTCTGCTCTATACGGTCCATGTCTATCCGGTCGAGATCGCCGCTGTGATCTTGCTGCTGGCCATCGTCGCTGCGATCCGGCTGACCCTGCGCCGCCGTCCCGATAACCGTTCACCCGACCCGCTCCATCAGATCCGGGTCCAACGTTCCGAACGGATCCGTCTTGTACGGATGCCTGTAGAGGATGTCGCGGCCCCCGCCCCCCTGACAGATCAGGGATCTCGACAAGAGGCTGGAAGGCCAACCGCTTAAGGGGAACCTATGATTGCGCTCTCGGACTATCTGATCCTCGGCGGGCTGTTGTTTGCCATCGCGGTCGCTGGGATCTTTTTAAACCGCAAGAACCTGATCCTGATCTTGATGTGCATCGAGCTCATGCTTCTGGCGGTCAATATAAACTTTGTCGCCTTTGCCCATTTCCTCGGTGACATGACGGGTCAGGTCTTTGTCTTCTTTATCCTGACGGTTGCAGCCGCCGAATCCGCCATCGGCCTGGCGATCCTGGTCGTTCTTTTCCGTAACCGGCGCACCATCAACATCGAGGATTTGGATGCGCTGAAGGGTTGATGTATGAAGACCATTTATCTCGCCATTGTCCTTGCCCCCCTGGTTGGCTCGATCGTCTCTGGTCTATTTGGCTGGCGGATCGGGTGCTGTTGGGCGCATCGGGTCACGATTGCAGGTGTCGCCATCTCGACCCTCCTCTCCTTTTGGGTCTTGGCGCGCTTTATCTCTGGCGGGGCCGAGGTCTTCGATGGCCCGGTCTATACCTGGCTGGTCTCGAGTGGGATGCGCTTTGAGGTCGGCTTTCTGGTCGATAAGCTCACCGCGGTGATGATGGCGACCGTGAGCTTTGTGTCGCTCATGGTCCATATCTATACCATCGGCTATATGGCCGATGACGAGCACAATTGGCCAGAGGATTCGCGCGCCGGCACCAATAGCTATCAGCGGTTCTTCAGCTATATCTCGCTCTTTACCTTTTCGATGCTGATGCTGGTGATGGCGAATAACTTTTTGCAATTGTTCTTCGGCTGGGAGGCCGTGGGCCTGGTTTCGTATCTGTTGATCGGCTTTTGGTCCACCCGTGAGAGCGCGATCTTCGCCAATCTCAAGGCCTTCATCGTCAACCGCGTGGGCGATTTCGGGTTTATCCTGGGGATCGCCGCAGTCGCCATGTATTTCGGAACCCTGGATTACACAGAGGCCTTCGCCCGCGCCCCCCAATTGGCCGATGCCCAGGTACCGATCCTGGGCGGTGTCTCCTTGATCACGCTGATCTGTGTCCTGCTGTTTATCGGGGCCATGGGTAAATCGGCACAGATGCCCTTGCATGTCTGGCTGCCCGATTCGATGGAGGGCCCGACCCCGATCTCGGCCTTGATCCATGCCGCGACCATGGTTACCGCCGGTGTCTTCATGGTGGCGCGCATGTCGCCGCTCTATGAGCTCTCCGAGACGGCCTTGAGCTTCATCCTGATCATCGGCGCGACCACGGCCTTCATGATGGGTTTGGTGGGCCTGGTACAAAACGACATCAAGCGCGTCATCGCCTATTCAACCCTCTCCCAGCTCGGCTATATGGTGGCGGCGCTCGGGGCCTCGGCCTATGCTGCGGGTATCTTTCATCTCATGACCCATGCCTTTTTCAAGGCCCTGCTCTTTTTGGCCGCCGGCTCGGTGATCATTGCCCTGCATCACAATCAAGACATCCGCGGGATGGGCGGCATCAGGCGCTATATGCCGATCACTTGGCTCACTGCCTTGATCGGTTCGCTGGCCTTGATCGGTTTCCCTGGCTTTTCGGGCTTTTTCTCGAAGGATGCCATCATCGAGGCGGTCGGTCATTCCGAGCTGTTCGGCGCGGGTTATGCGTGGGTCCTGCTCACGGTCGGGGTCTTTGTGACCGCGCTCTATAGCTTTCGCATGTATTTCCTGGTCTTTCACGGCCAGCCACGGATGGATGAGCACACCCGCCACCATCTACACGAATCGCCTGCAGTGGTGACGGTCCCCCTGATCCTGCTTGCCCTGCCCTCAATTGCGATCGGCTGGCTTACCGTCGAGCCCTTGTTGATTCATGACTGGTGGATGACGGGCACTTGGAGCCCATTCGTCGTTGTCCAGGCCCATGACAGCCTGCATGAGCTGCGGGCACATTGGCATGGGGTCCAGGCCTTCGTCGAGCATGGGATACACGGCCTGCCGTTTTATCTGGCGATGGGTGGGCTGGCGCTCGCGGCGCTGATCTGGTGGGTGTTGCAGGCATGGAATCCGCGCATCGACGAGCTGGTCCAGGCGCTCACCGGCCCGGTCGCACGGGTCTTGCAGAACAAATATGGCTTCGATGACTTCAATCAGCGCGTCTTTGCCGGAGGCGGGGTCGGGGTAGGCCGGGCGCTCTGGATCCAGGGCGATCTCACCCTGATCGATGGGGCCTTGGTCAACGGCTCGGCGCAGACCGTCGGGCGCCTAGCCTTGCGCTTTCGCCATCTCCAGACCGGTTATCTCTATCACTATGCGCTGGCGATGATCGCGGGACTCGTCGGTTTGCTGCTGTTCGTTGGGCAAGGCTAAAGGCTTTATACAAGGCTAAAGGCTTTATAGAAAAGAGGACTGGCATGATTCTGCCCCTGCTGACCCTCAGCATCTGGCTGCCGATCATCGGCGGGCTCGTGGTTCTGGCCAATGGCGAGCAAGAGCGGACCCTGGGCCGTTGGATGGCCCTGGTCTTTGCGCTGCTGACCTTTGCCATCAGCCTTGGGCTGTGGATTGGGTTTGATCCGACGACCGCCGAGATGCAATTTGTCGAGCGCGCGCCCTGGATCCCGAGCTTCAAGGCCGAATATTTCTTGGGCGTCGATGGCATCTCAATGCCGCTGATCGTGCTGACGACCTTTGTGACCATCTTCGTGGTCATCGCCGGTTGGGAGGTGATCGACTATAAGCAGACCCAGTATCTGGCCGCCTTCCTGATCATGGAAGGCCTGATGGTCGGGGTCTTCTCGGCGCTCGATGCGGTGCTGTTCTATGTGTTTTGGGAGGCGATGCTGATCCCAATGTTTATCATCATCGGGGTCTGGGGTGGGCCAAACCGGGTCTATGCCACCATCAAGTTCTTTCTCTATACCTTTTTAGGTTCAGTCTTCATGCTGGTCGCCTTGATCTATCTCTATCGCCAGGCGGGCAGCTTCAGCATCTTGGATTTTCATGCGCTTAAGCTGGGATTCACTGCCCAGCTCCTGATCTTTCTGGCCTTTTTCATCGCCTTTGCCGTCAAGGTGCCCATGGTGCCGGTGCATACCTGGCTGCCGGATGCCCATGTCGAGGCCCCGACCGGTGGCTCGGTGATCCTGGCGGCGATCATGTTAAAGATCGGCGGCTATGGCTTTTTGCGTTTTTCCTTGCCGATCACCCCGGACGCATCCGCAGAGCTCGCCTGGCTTGTCATCGCCCTGTCGCTGATCGCCATCATCTATATCGGCCTTGTCGCCCTTGTCCAGGATGACTTAAAAAAGCTCATCGCCTATTCCTCGATCGCCCACATGGGGTTTGCCACCCTGGGCTTTTTCCTTGTCTTTGCCCTTGCGCTGCGATCCAGCGCCGTAGAGGGGGCGGTCATGGGGATCGAGGGCGGGATGGTCCAGATGATCTCGCATGGCTTTATCTCCGGGGCCCTATTCTTGTGCGTCGGGGTGCTCTATGACCGCATCCACTCGCGCCGGATCGCCGACTATGGCGGGGTGGTCAATACCATGCCCTGGTTTGGGGCGGCGATGGTCTTTTTTGCCATGGCCAATGCCGGGCTGCCCGGGACCTCGGGTTTCGTCGGCGAGTTCATGGTGATCCTGGCAACCTTCAAGGCTAATTTCTGGTGGGCACTGCTGGCCGCAACAACCCTGATCCTGGCTGCGGCCTTCACCCTCTGGATGGTCAAGCGGGTGATCTTTGGGCCAGTCAAGAACGACAAGATCGCCGCCCTGCAGGATCTCGATCTACGCGAGCGGATCAATCTCGGTGCCCTGGGCGTCGTGGTCTTGTTTTTTGGTCTCTGGCCCGCGCCCCTGGTCGAGGTCATGCATGCCTCGGTCGAACACCTGGTTGCCCAGGCGAGCGCCTGTAAGCTCCCCGAAGCTGAGCGCAATGGGTGTGTCTTACCGATAGCCGAACGGGTCGCTACCCGTCTGCCCTAAGGATTCCAGACAATCGAATATCAAGGTTTCAGCATGCCTATGTCGTTTGCGCTCGAGCAGTTGTTCTCCATCCTTCCCGAGATGGCCATCCTGATCAGTGCGGCGCTGGTGTTGATGGTGGATCTTTTCGACGATCAGCGGGCGAACCCAGGGCTAGTCCGCGAAGACGGCCAACAGTCTGCCAGCCCCCGCCGGGGTTTCAACCATAGCCTGACTTTGCTCGGATTGATGCTCGCCTTGGGATTGACCGGTTTCATAGGTGGTGGCGCGCCTCAAATCCTGTTCGATGGCCATCTGGTCCGCGACGCCTTCACCGACCTGCTGCGGGGCAGCATTCTGATCGTCGGCATCCTGGCCTTTGTCTATATCCGGCCCTGGCTCGAGGTGCGTAGCCTCTTGATGGGCGAGTTTTATGCCTTGGGTCTGCTGGCGCTCTTAGGGATGCTGATCATGGTCTCGGCCAATAGCTTCCTGGCCTTGTATCTGGGCCTGGAGCTCCAGGCGCTGGCGCTCTATGCCCTGGTTGCCTTCGAGCGCGATTCGGCGCGAGGCGCCGAGGCGGCGATGAAATACTTCGTGTTAGGGGCTTTGGGATCGGGGCTGTTGCTGTATGGCATCTCGATGATCTACGGCGCGACCGGCTCAATCGTCTTTGGCCCCGTCGCCGAGGCTGTAGCCAGACAAGGGATGGACAACGCGGTCTTGGTCTTCGGGCTGGTGTTCTTAGTGATCGGGATCGGCTTTAAGTTTGGCGCCGTGCCCTTTCATATGTGGGTCCCCGATGTCTATGAGGGTGGACCAACACCTGCCATCCTGTTCCTCAGCAGTGCGCCCAAGATCGCGGCCTTGGCTCTGGCCGTGCGCATCCTGATCGAGGCATTGTCCAGCCTGCATCCCGATTGGCAGGGGATGCTGATGATCCTCTCGGTGTTGTCGATGGGTCTGGGTAATCTGGTCGCGATCGCCCAGAGCAATATCAAGCGGATGCTCGGCTATTCGGCCATCTCACACGTCGGCTTTCTCTTTTTGGGCCTGTTGTCCGGCTCAGAACAGGGCTATGCCGCGGCCATGTTCTATACCATCGTGTATGCCGTCATGGCGGCGGGGTCCTTTGGCATCCTCCTGATCCTGAGCTATCAGGGTCTCGAGGCCGAGCGTCTAGAGGATCTCAAGGGGCTCAATGATCGGGATCCCTGGTATGCGGCTATGATGGCCCTGATCATGTTTGCAATGGCGGGAGTGCCGCCGACCGTGGGCTTCATGGCCAAGCTGCTGGTGCTCGAGGCCGTGGTGCGCATCGATCTAGTGTGGCTGGCTGTGGTGGCGGTCTTCTTCTCGATCATCGGCGCCTTTTATTACCTGCGGGTAGTCAAGTGTATCTATTTCGATCCACCTCCACCCGAGGCCCCGCCTCTGAACACCAGCGCTGGGGTGCGTACGGCCATGACGCTGAACGGTTTGGCCCTAATGGTGCTTGGCATCTATCCGTCGGCCTTGCTCTCGCTATGCCAAGCAGCCATTCGATGAGCGATCGGGTCGCGCCTACCGTTGTTTTTTAAATGCGAGTGGCCTTGTCTCTGTTGATTAGGGGTGATCCCTGCCTACCACAGATCACCTCAGCTAGGAAGACGTCAAGCGCATCCTGGCCGAGCTAATCGCCCAAGGCCGTGAGGTCGAGTGTAAGAACCGCTTGACCACAGATGACGTGGGCGAGGATCAGGATCTCAGATACCTGGGGCGCTTCAAGGATGCCTTTTCCCAATATGCCGACAAGGTCCTGCACGGCACGGTTGCGGCCATGGTGATCACAGAGAAGGTCGCCCATTATGCCGAGCGTCGGGGGCTTTATCTCCTTCTCTAATCCAGGCCGACGCTGACATCGTCTTCCAGAACGCTCCGAGTTTCGTTCCCCGAAGCTGGTAGGAAGGTCGATTCCGTTGGGTGAGCTGCCGATTTCAACAATGCCCAAGGCCGAGGGAGTGGACCGAAAGCCGCAAATGGATCGCGCCCCTGTCATCCACCCTGC
It encodes the following:
- the nuoE gene encoding NADH-quinone oxidoreductase subunit NuoE, whose product is MSLRNTPLTVDHRIDKETLFGPEIRAAIDAQIAKYPPEWKQSAVMAALTIVQDANGGWLTTELMDRVAAYLDMPPIAVYEVATFYSMYDLKPQGRHKVCVCNSISCMLNGSEALIAHVEHQYGVKPGEISADGRFTLKEVECLGACRDAPVVLIDKVYHERLTPEALDRLIEGLD
- the nuoF gene encoding NADH-quinone oxidoreductase subunit NuoF is translated as MLEQNSVCLRTLHLDPEVRHTLAAYRDLGGYAQWERILRERPDPATLIDEIKRSALRGRGGAGFPTGLKWTFMPRQVPGQKYIVCNSDEGEPGTCKDRDILRYNPHQVIEGMTIAGYCIGATVGYNYIRGEFYEPIARFEAALAEAYAAGLLGRNIQGSGIDFDLYTHYGAGAYICGEETALLESIEGKKGQPRFKPPFPAQYGLYGRPTTINNTESLASIPVILERGGQWFLEQGRPNNGGLKIFSVTGHVNRPNNFEVPLGTSFKTLLEMAGGVKDGRKLKAVIPGGSSVPVVPGEVMLEVEMDYDSIARAGSMLGSGAVIVIAEGTCMVRVLYNLAHFYMHESCGQCTPCREGTGWLVRILKRILDGQGRPEDLELLESVAGRIGGRTICALGDAAAMPVQSFLKHYRHEFAYMIEHRRSLAEQ
- a CDS encoding molybdopterin-dependent oxidoreductase, which translates into the protein MLDQPLQSLVLWGLEPDLDLIDPQRARQGCERAECVVACSSYDAPVLRDLADILLPIAAFAETSGTFVNANATWQSFAGAVMPPGEARPGWKVLRVLGNLLDLSGFEYQDSAEVREELAALCATATPDNRPRAAHWEPGAWIAEGPALIRVAHVPIYRLDPLVRRARALSQMPGAEWVARLHPEQAAQLGLAEGDWVRIKQGEAEGKAPVLIDAQIPLGVIALPAAVCGSESLGAMIGPVVVARLNRQAES
- the nuoH gene encoding NADH-quinone oxidoreductase subunit NuoH, whose product is MIELWEDLPRLLQILLGIAAILLPLLALVAYYTYAERKVIGYIQIRIGPNRVGWRGLLQPIADAVKLLMKEIVIPTRADKTLFLLAPLIAIVPALSVWAVFPFDEGLVLADINAGLLYILALSSLGVYGIIIAGWSSNSKYALLGAMRSAAQMVAYEIAMGFALVGVLVAAGSLNLGAIVEAQKGHLFTWFWLPLLPLFGVYLISGVAETNRAPFDVAEGESEIVAGFHVEYSGMAFAVFFLAEYANMVLISALTALMFFGGWLSPLPHTWTGDHWLLGDGFHWLLLKTFFFMFLFLWLRATFPRYRYDQIMRLGWKVFIPITIVWILVVGAAVIYRLPPWWSV
- the nuoI gene encoding NADH-quinone oxidoreductase subunit NuoI, whose amino-acid sequence is MWQAARDYLKSLFLIELFKGLALTGRYLFQRKFTVQYPEEKAPLSPRFRGLHALRRYPNGEERCIACKLCEAVCPALAITIEAGPRPDGSRRTTRYEIDLFKCIYCGFCEESCPVDSIVETNVYEYHFERRGEHVLTKEMLLAIGDKYEAEIEIARAADAPYR
- a CDS encoding NADH-quinone oxidoreductase subunit J, translating into MAQKLIFYLFAVIALWSAVMVVSRKNPVHAVLFLVLTFVTSAALWILLEAEFLGIVLVLVYVGAVMVLFLFVVMMLDIDLAVLRAGFVRNLPLALLIAALMAVEILLLVGPSHFGFAHFPPPAPLGPEIDNTRELGRLLYTVHVYPVEIAAVILLLAIVAAIRLTLRRRPDNRSPDPLHQIRVQRSERIRLVRMPVEDVAAPAPLTDQGSRQEAGRPTA
- the nuoK gene encoding NADH-quinone oxidoreductase subunit NuoK — encoded protein: MIALSDYLILGGLLFAIAVAGIFLNRKNLILILMCIELMLLAVNINFVAFAHFLGDMTGQVFVFFILTVAAAESAIGLAILVVLFRNRRTINIEDLDALKG
- the nuoL gene encoding NADH-quinone oxidoreductase subunit L, translated to MKTIYLAIVLAPLVGSIVSGLFGWRIGCCWAHRVTIAGVAISTLLSFWVLARFISGGAEVFDGPVYTWLVSSGMRFEVGFLVDKLTAVMMATVSFVSLMVHIYTIGYMADDEHNWPEDSRAGTNSYQRFFSYISLFTFSMLMLVMANNFLQLFFGWEAVGLVSYLLIGFWSTRESAIFANLKAFIVNRVGDFGFILGIAAVAMYFGTLDYTEAFARAPQLADAQVPILGGVSLITLICVLLFIGAMGKSAQMPLHVWLPDSMEGPTPISALIHAATMVTAGVFMVARMSPLYELSETALSFILIIGATTAFMMGLVGLVQNDIKRVIAYSTLSQLGYMVAALGASAYAAGIFHLMTHAFFKALLFLAAGSVIIALHHNQDIRGMGGIRRYMPITWLTALIGSLALIGFPGFSGFFSKDAIIEAVGHSELFGAGYAWVLLTVGVFVTALYSFRMYFLVFHGQPRMDEHTRHHLHESPAVVTVPLILLALPSIAIGWLTVEPLLIHDWWMTGTWSPFVVVQAHDSLHELRAHWHGVQAFVEHGIHGLPFYLAMGGLALAALIWWVLQAWNPRIDELVQALTGPVARVLQNKYGFDDFNQRVFAGGGVGVGRALWIQGDLTLIDGALVNGSAQTVGRLALRFRHLQTGYLYHYALAMIAGLVGLLLFVGQG